One genomic segment of Oncorhynchus nerka isolate Pitt River linkage group LG16, Oner_Uvic_2.0, whole genome shotgun sequence includes these proteins:
- the LOC115123745 gene encoding noggin-3-like, translating into MDNSYCFLAMSMLVLSLGFRIEEGMCQHYYLLRPIPSDTLPIVELKEDPDPVLDPKERDLNETELRSNLGSHFDPHFMSITPPEDKYSGNEDLGDSEMRQKPSVAMPKEIKAIEFEIQQGKKHKPSKKLRRRLQLWLWSYTFCPVVYTWNDLGNRFWPRYVKVGSCYTKRSCSVPEGMLCKPAKSAHFTILRWRCLQRKGGLKCAWIPVQYPIISECKCSCSN; encoded by the coding sequence ATGGATAACTCGTACTGTTTCCTGGCCATGTCCATGCTGGTTTTGTCCCTCGGGTTTAGGATAGAGGAGGGCATGTGCCAACACTACTACCTCCTCCGTCCCATCCCCAGCGACACTCTCCCTATAGTGGAGCTCAAAGAGGACCCAGACCCTGTCCTGGATCCGAAAGAACGGGACCTGAACGAGACCGAACTAAGATCCAACTTGGGTAGTCACTTCGACCCCCACTTCATGTCCATCACCCCGCCAGAGGACAAGTACTCGGGCAACGAGGACCTGGGCGACTCGGAGATGCGTCAGAAGCCATCCGTCGCGATGCCCAAAGAGATCAAAGCCATTGAGTTTGAGATCCAGCAAGGCAAGAAGCACAAGCCCAGTAAAAAACTCAGAAGAAGGCTGCAACTGTGGCTGTGGTCTTACACCTTCTGTCCAGTTGTTTATACATGGAACGACCTCGGGAACAGATTCTGGCCGCGCTACGTGAAGGTGGGGAGCTGCTACACTAAGCGTTCTTGTTCGGTCCCTGAAGGGATGCTTTGCAAACCTGCCAAATCGGCCCATTTTACGATCTTAAGATGGAGGTGCCTGCAGAGAAAAGGAGGTCTGAAATGCGCTTGGATACCAGTTCAGTACCCCATTATATCTGAGTGCAAATGCTCCTGCTCGAACTGA